Proteins from one Hydrogenophaga sp. SL48 genomic window:
- a CDS encoding bacteriohemerythrin — MNTVEWSDALLLDFEPMDAVHREFVDLLAFAQSAPDAALAKAWGAVVEHTVQHFGREDAWMRKTRFASAENHILQHRVVLNVLREGLVMAQAGRLAEVREMAGELAVWFAKHTQSLDAALALHMRREPTGTGDAAPRRAAGGHTAQALH, encoded by the coding sequence ATGAACACCGTTGAATGGTCCGATGCCTTGCTGCTGGACTTTGAACCCATGGACGCGGTGCACCGCGAGTTCGTGGACCTGCTCGCGTTCGCCCAGAGCGCGCCCGACGCCGCTCTGGCGAAAGCCTGGGGCGCGGTGGTGGAGCACACGGTCCAGCACTTCGGCCGCGAGGACGCGTGGATGCGAAAGACCCGGTTCGCGTCCGCCGAGAACCACATCCTGCAGCACCGGGTGGTGCTCAACGTGTTGCGCGAAGGGCTGGTCATGGCCCAGGCAGGCCGGCTGGCGGAGGTGCGCGAAATGGCTGGGGAACTGGCGGTCTGGTTCGCCAAACACACCCAGTCGCTCGACGCGGCCCTGGCCCTGCACATGCGGCGTGAGCCCACCGGCACCGGCGATGCTGCCCCGAGGCGGGCGGCGGGCGGCCACACCGCCCAGGCCCTGCACTGA
- a CDS encoding DUF2189 domain-containing protein, producing the protein MAEALHAAEAADEHAPADNAEQAPDDEATRGPSVLSLQLATLRLTDPLQWLRLGWADFKRCPRIGLFYGLCFFIMGHALLALFQTAPEYLLALSAGFLLMGPFLCLGLYDASKAMQTHSHRPSLRASLQAWRPTRGTMAIFAGVLLILEMLWGRAALVVFAVSFNTMPDKANLLAMLLDPENIGFVITYCVVGGVFASLIFVTSVISIPMIMDRQVDAVSAGLTSIRACLQNPGVMLFWGALITGIIVIAMLPAFLGLLIAGPVIGHATWHAYRHIVPAA; encoded by the coding sequence ATGGCAGAAGCCCTACACGCCGCCGAAGCTGCCGACGAGCACGCACCGGCAGACAACGCCGAGCAGGCACCCGACGACGAGGCCACGCGCGGCCCGTCGGTGCTCTCGCTTCAGCTCGCCACCCTGCGACTGACCGACCCCCTGCAGTGGCTCCGGCTGGGCTGGGCCGATTTCAAGCGCTGCCCGCGCATCGGCCTGTTCTACGGCCTGTGTTTTTTCATCATGGGCCACGCGCTGCTGGCGCTGTTCCAGACGGCGCCCGAGTACCTGCTGGCGCTCAGCGCCGGCTTTCTCCTGATGGGTCCGTTCCTGTGCCTGGGCCTGTACGACGCCAGCAAGGCCATGCAGACGCACAGCCACCGCCCGTCCCTGCGCGCCTCGCTGCAAGCCTGGCGGCCGACGCGCGGCACCATGGCCATCTTTGCCGGCGTGTTGCTGATCCTTGAAATGCTCTGGGGCCGCGCGGCCCTGGTGGTGTTCGCGGTGAGCTTCAACACCATGCCCGACAAGGCCAACCTGCTGGCCATGCTGCTCGACCCGGAAAACATCGGCTTCGTGATCACCTACTGCGTGGTCGGCGGGGTCTTCGCCAGCCTGATCTTCGTCACCAGCGTGATCTCCATCCCGATGATCATGGACCGCCAGGTGGACGCCGTGTCGGCGGGGTTGACCAGCATCCGCGCCTGCCTGCAGAACCCGGGGGTCATGCTGTTCTGGGGCGCACTCATCACCGGCATCATCGTGATCGCCATGCTGCCCGCGTTCCTGGGGCTGCTGATCGCCGGCCCGGTGATCGGGCATGCCACCTGGCACGCCTACCGGCACATCGTGCCGGCCGCCTGA
- a CDS encoding long-chain fatty acid--CoA ligase, which translates to MPSPSAPPVPSAAVRPHHRFWPKRLPHRITPPATSLWHNLVVNAQRYPDKPALVFFDQSTSYRELLEQAERLAAHLHSQGVRSGDRVILFMQNCPQWIVAHYAILRANAVVVPVNPMNRAEELKHYITDPDVKVAISAADLAGDLLQANAALPEAQRLTHLVVAHYHDAIGPQAEIPPAWTDWLAARHALPAMPGGTVADWSEALACTVAPPPHDRQPADLCVLPYTSGTTGLPKGCMHTHASIMHNAVAGCLWAGSTAENVSLVVVPMFHITGMVVGMHAGLYVGATVVLMPRWDRDLAGRLISAWKVTNWSNIPTMVIDLLASPRFDQYDLSSLQFIGGGGAAMPQAVAQRLFEQYGLRYAEGYGLTETAAPSHNNPPDAPKQQCLGIPFMSVEARVVDPETLQEMPQGEAGEIIIRGPSVFSGYWKRPEATEAAFIQFEGQRYFRSGDLGRVDEDGYFFITDRLKRMINASGFKVWPAEVEALMFRHPAIAEACVISTKDGYRGESVKAVVVLRDAARGQTSEQDIIHWCRENMAVYKAPRVVQFVDALPKSGSGKVMWRLLQEKEP; encoded by the coding sequence ATGCCATCCCCCTCCGCTCCGCCGGTGCCGTCCGCTGCCGTCCGGCCGCACCACCGCTTCTGGCCCAAACGCCTGCCGCACCGCATCACCCCGCCGGCCACCTCGCTCTGGCACAACCTGGTGGTGAACGCGCAGCGTTACCCGGACAAACCGGCGCTGGTGTTTTTTGACCAGAGCACCAGCTACCGCGAACTGCTCGAACAGGCCGAACGCCTGGCGGCGCACCTGCATTCGCAGGGCGTGCGTTCGGGAGACCGCGTGATCCTGTTCATGCAGAACTGCCCGCAATGGATCGTGGCGCATTACGCGATCCTGCGTGCCAACGCGGTCGTGGTGCCGGTCAATCCGATGAACCGGGCCGAAGAGCTCAAGCACTACATCACCGACCCGGACGTGAAGGTCGCCATCAGCGCGGCCGACCTCGCGGGCGACCTGCTGCAGGCCAACGCCGCGCTGCCCGAGGCGCAGCGCCTGACGCACCTGGTGGTGGCGCACTACCACGACGCCATCGGGCCGCAGGCCGAGATTCCACCGGCCTGGACCGACTGGCTGGCCGCGCGCCATGCCTTGCCCGCCATGCCCGGCGGCACGGTGGCCGACTGGTCCGAGGCCCTGGCCTGCACCGTGGCGCCCCCGCCGCACGACCGCCAGCCCGCCGACCTGTGCGTGCTGCCCTACACCAGCGGCACCACCGGACTGCCCAAAGGCTGCATGCACACCCACGCGAGCATCATGCACAACGCGGTCGCGGGCTGCCTCTGGGCCGGCAGCACGGCCGAGAACGTGTCGCTGGTGGTGGTGCCCATGTTCCACATCACCGGCATGGTGGTGGGCATGCACGCCGGCCTGTACGTGGGCGCCACGGTGGTGCTGATGCCGCGCTGGGACCGCGACCTGGCCGGGCGCCTGATCTCGGCCTGGAAGGTGACCAACTGGAGCAACATCCCCACCATGGTGATCGACCTGCTGGCCAGCCCGCGCTTTGACCAGTACGACCTCTCCAGCCTGCAGTTCATCGGGGGTGGTGGCGCGGCCATGCCGCAGGCGGTCGCGCAGCGCCTGTTCGAACAGTACGGCTTGCGATACGCCGAGGGTTACGGTCTGACCGAAACCGCTGCGCCTTCGCACAACAACCCGCCGGACGCGCCCAAGCAGCAGTGCCTGGGCATCCCGTTCATGAGCGTCGAGGCGCGTGTGGTGGACCCGGAGACGCTGCAGGAAATGCCCCAGGGCGAGGCGGGCGAGATCATCATCCGCGGCCCTTCGGTCTTCAGCGGTTACTGGAAGCGACCCGAGGCCACCGAGGCGGCCTTCATTCAGTTCGAGGGTCAGCGCTACTTCCGCTCCGGCGACCTGGGCCGGGTGGACGAGGACGGTTATTTCTTCATCACCGACCGCCTGAAACGCATGATCAACGCCAGCGGTTTCAAGGTCTGGCCGGCCGAGGTCGAGGCGCTGATGTTCCGTCACCCGGCGATCGCCGAGGCCTGCGTGATCAGCACCAAAGACGGCTACCGCGGCGAGAGCGTGAAGGCCGTCGTGGTGCTGCGCGATGCCGCGCGTGGCCAGACGAGCGAGCAGGACATCATTCACTGGTGCCGCGAGAACATGGCGGTCTACAAGGCGCCGCGCGTGGTGCAGTTTGTCGATGCGCTACCCAAGAGCGGCAGTGGCAAGGTGATGTGGCGGTTGCTTCAAGAGAAAGAACCCTGA